The following nucleotide sequence is from Candidatus Eisenbacteria bacterium.
ACTGTAAGGCGGCGAGCGCGAGATCAGCCTCCTCGTCGAGGCCGGCCGCCAGTCCCTCGATTTCGACGATGAGGACCGATCGGGCTCCCTGCGGGAAGCGGTATCCGAAGGCCGACTCCAGCGTGGCGAGGACTTCCCCGTCCATCATCTCGAGAGCGACGGGAAGAACGCCGGAGGTCAAGACGCCGCTCACGGCCGCGATCGCCTCCTCGGTCCGCGCGTAGGCGGCGAGGAAGACGCGGGCCTCCTCGACGGCCGGGATGAGATCGACCTCGATCTCGGTCACGACGCCGAGGGTTCCCTCCGATCCGCAAAGAAGCCCGACCCAGTCGGGGCCCGGCTCTCGGCCGAAGGCGACCACATCGCCCCCCGCCAGGACGACGGTCAGGGAGCGCACGTGCGTCGCCGTCACTCCATGGAGGAGCGTGTGCGGCCCCCCCGCGTTCTCGGCGACATTGCCGCCGATCGTGGCCACTTGCTGGCTCGACGGATCGGGGGCGAACCGGAGTCCCCGCTTCTCGGCTGCGGCGTTCAGGGCGAGGTTCGCCACGCCGGGCTGCACGCGGCAGCGGCGCTCGATCGGATCGATCTCGAGGATCCGCCTCATCCTCGTCAGGGCGAGGACCGCCGCGCCCGCGGGCGCGACCGCGCCTCCGGAGAGGCCGGTGCCCGCGCCGCGGGGAACGACCGGGACATCGTGCTCGGCGGCGAGGCGCAGGCACGAGGAGACTTCCTCCGTCGTTTCAGGGAAGAGGACGAGGGCGGGAGGCGAGCGGTGGAGCGTCAGGCCGTCCGATTCGTAGAGGATCCTCTCGTGCGGCTCGTCCATGACCCGCGCGGGGCCAAGGAGCGATCGCAGCGCGGAGGCGAACCGATCCATCGACCCATCCGTCGATCCCGTCATCGATCCCCTTCCGGGACGGCTCGCGAAGGCGCGGCGCGTCTCTCGACGCCCAGGCCGGGACCCGCGGGCGGGGCGAGGGCGGCGCCCTCATAATGGAGGCCCTGGTAAGGGTCGTCCTCGATCAACAGGGGCGCGTCGAGGTCGATCCTCTCGGCCAGCGCCTGGAGGTGGGTCGAGGCGGAGATCCCGAGGGAGCTCTCGAAGTAGCATCCGAGC
It contains:
- a CDS encoding FAD-binding protein, which gives rise to MTGSTDGSMDRFASALRSLLGPARVMDEPHERILYESDGLTLHRSPPALVLFPETTEEVSSCLRLAAEHDVPVVPRGAGTGLSGGAVAPAGAAVLALTRMRRILEIDPIERRCRVQPGVANLALNAAAEKRGLRFAPDPSSQQVATIGGNVAENAGGPHTLLHGVTATHVRSLTVVLAGGDVVAFGREPGPDWVGLLCGSEGTLGVVTEIEVDLIPAVEEARVFLAAYARTEEAIAAVSGVLTSGVLPVALEMMDGEVLATLESAFGYRFPQGARSVLIVEIEGLAAGLDEEADLALAALQSRNPLEIRTARDARERAALWRVRKQAFGALGRASPDYYTQDGVVPRSRIAELLETIRRIGERESMKIANVFHAGDGNLHPILLYDARVPGEI